Genomic window (Dasypus novemcinctus isolate mDasNov1 chromosome 10, mDasNov1.1.hap2, whole genome shotgun sequence):
AAGAACACTAGGAGATTTTGTTAAAGATGGGTAGATTTGCTTTTGACTTTACGCGATTTTGTATGGCTTCCTTTCtaatatttattgttattgttcattcacttgtttcatttttaaaagtagatgcattgcacattaaaaaaacatacgTAATGCAACTGAAATTGAATAAAGAGGACAGTGTGCATggcattaaatattttaactggtataataaaaataataagcatcattgacaaaaatttaatgaaaaacaaagcTGACTGAGCAATATTAATATAGATAATGCAGAAATTAAACAATATCCAACTCATTaaattattattcattattacatattgatttttgactagtcaTTATATATGGATTGAAATTTTCTAGGTAGAGTGATAAACTAGACATTACATACCTTTCCAGTAAGGAAATTGTCATCAAAATCTCATTCAAATAgggaattatttaattattttatgatacatgttttgaaagAAAGTAAAGGGTATCATATTTAAGGTGACTTCTGGGTTCTAATGAGGTATTTCATAAAAGCCAAATTATTCTCATCATTGAGGATAATACACTTACTTACTACTTATATGAATTTTGTTCTCCAGAGTTTCTTCATAGCATTTGTCATCTCTGAATTTCTCAGAGTATATATTAAAGGGTTTAGCATAGGAGTTATGACTGTGTAAAACACACTCAATGATTTGTCAATAGGGAAGTTTCTAGCAGGTCTTGCATACATAAAAATGCAtggaacaaagaagaagacaacCACAGTGATATGGGAACCACAAGTGGAGAGGGCTTTCCTCCTGCTTTCCTGACTGAGGTTTTTTAGGGAGTATAAGATGACACCATAAGAGATGAGTAACAGCAGAAACACAATACTGCAGATCAGCCCTCCATTGACTGCCACTAAAAGGCCAATGACATAGGTGTCAGAACAAATGAGTTTCAATAACGGATACATATCACAGAAAAAGTGATCAATAACATTGGGACCACAAAATGGGAGCCCATAAAGAGAGATCAGTTGAATGACTGAGTGTAGAAAACCTCCAACCCATGACACTATTAACAGTACAATACACACCCATTGCCTCATGATAATCAGATAATGCAAGGGCttacagatggccacatagcggtcatatgCCATAGCCAACAGAAGAAAGACCTCTGATCCACCAAAGAAGTGCTCCAAAAAGAGTTGGATCATACAAGCTTGGAAGGATATTGTCTTTTGTCCAAAAAACAAGCCTGAAATCAATTTTGGGGAAATGACTGAGGCATAAATGACATCCATAAATGATAAACCAGCAAGAAAAAAGTACATAGGTGAGCCCAGGGACTTACTGACTGTTACAGTCACGACAATGAGTAAGTTGCCCACCATGGTCAAAATATAAGAGAGTGAGAAGATAATAGATAGTACTTTCTGTTCCTTCGGATTCTGTGTGAGGCCCAGGAGGACAAAATAAGTCACACTGTTCCTTGTTTCCATCTATTGTTTTATAGATGCTGACTTCAGATTTAGAGACAGTTTACCTATAAAATAGTCAAAAATTTTAGTGTGTTATAAacctattcttttatttattcatttggtcAAAATGTCAATGGAGCATCTATCGTGCAAACTTGTCATCGTATGTATTGGGGTTAAAAAATTGATTAAGACAACGTTCCCTATCCTCAGTGTTTGGATTATAATTATGGGGTAAGAACAATACAGACCAATGTAATCAGTGCTATTTTGAAGATATTCACATCATGTTAAGGATGTACAGTTTGGCAACATAAACCAAATTGGGGTCAAGAAAGCTTCCCAGAGTAATACTTTTCACTGAGTTTAAAAGTTAAAGTGTGAATTGACTAGAACAAGAAAGGATGGGAAGGTACACCACTTATAAAGCACAAAGTTCACTACTTAAGCACCCAAATAGGTTAATTTACATAGTTAAAGgggatttaaaaattataaaagaccaAAGTTCACTGACCTAGTTTCTTTATATAAACTGAAACTTCTTTCTTTGGGTCTTTGGATGGGATTTCCTTCTTTTGCTGAATTATAAATGATGAAGCCATACCATTTTTATCACCATCTCCCATCTCTTCCCTAATTTTCAAACTTACGTATGCAACTACCtaatgaataccactgattgAATATGAAACTGATGTACTAAATTCTTAATAATCCACACCAAATATATCCTTCATCTCATTAAATGGTATTTTCTTCCATGTTATTCTTCAGAACAAATATCTTATAATacctttcagtctttttattcCTCTCACATTACTTATTCATAGCTTTAAAAACAGTTTGTGAagtctaccttcaaaatatactactATTTTGACTATCCTCCCTATCTCTCTGGTATTTCCTTGGCTTATTGCAATTAACTTGCTACCAGTTTCTCCACTTTCATTCCTGCTTTCAACTATCTGTTCTCCTGGAGCAGTCCAAATGATTCTTTTTAAATCTGGTTTAGATAGTGCCACtcactttttcaaaatttctacaGTAGATTCCTATACATACTGTCTACATAAATTGGCCTAGAAAACCCCAGAAAACTGTTATTCAGGTTTCCTCCCCAAATTCATCTTCTACAAATCTTATTCTGCTTAAGACTTTTTGCTATATCTCAAATATACAAATTGCTCTTCCATCTCCTTAGTTCCACtgtttcttttaatatatgtTCATTTCAATgatcagaaacagtttgcttgtaaaataattatgaatattGGGAAAAGGTATATTGtaaacttaatattttatttattcattcagtggACAAATAATTATAGACTACTTATATTGTGTCAAGTTTTTCCAATAAGGTAGACCCAGTCATCATAGAGAATCTACTAACTAATTTAAGCTCAGGTTTATTCCAAGGGGCCATATAATCAGAGGATAGAAATGCTGGTAGTGACTGAGGAATCACTTTTTCACCATTAGTCTCCTAGTTTTCCAGATGGAGGTATTCCTCTTGAAGTTAAGAGATGACTGAGGACATCTAAGAACTTCTTTAATCTTCTCATGACAAGTATCATATAAATCCTGAACAgcaatatttccctctttttttccttatttagaAATCATACTGAACTTTCCTTGAGGAAGCCACCATTCAGCAAGTTGACTATTATATATGCTTATGTATGTCTCTCTTCTAGCTCATTAGATTTAGTTTATGTCATAAAAGTTAAAAAGCTATATTGTACTCTTTCTTTACATAAGACATTATTAATATGCAGGCAAAACAGATGCTTTTACTTTATTGAAAGTGTCTATCAcacttatatttataatatatatatatgttattataaaacattttcctaGACCACtgttattatattttccaaatctAGTTGTTAGACCTTAAACTTAAAAGAAAACTTGAGTCATAATTTTGCACATCTGTAAGAGAAGATTGATAGCTAGCTACTGAGTGTGAATATTTATAATTAATGagctaaaatatttgaaagcatatatagcaCAGTGCTTGGACAAAAACAGTTGACCAGACTTTTTTTATTATAGCATATCTGAAGTTTTAGTTGCTATCTATCAGCATGTATAAGTTGATATTCCTCTGAAATGCAGAAGAACTTGGTGAGAAAACAATCCAgtgattccatttaaaatagacaaaaaaaagtaatgaaaataaaagaaatactatCCTTTGAAAACTATCAATCATTTGTTATGCAAAATTATGCACCTGATGCTATGTACGTgcatatattatacatatttaatGTATCACATTTATTGTGTCATGATTTATTGTATTGCTATCCTAATTTTAGTTGAACAAACTAGAGCTcagaatattttgttatttttccccAAATCACACATTATTAAGGAACAGAACTGGATTTGGAATCTAAGTTTGATTGATTTCAAAGCCCCTTTACTGACAGGGGaagttttttaacttttcaagtgATATAAATGCCTGTGAAATATTACACAACTGCATATTAAGAAAGGATATCATATTGTACAATTGTGTGAATATCTATTTCATAGGCAATTATATCACTTAATGTAATAAAACACCATATCTACATAATAAGACAGCATctaatgaggaaaaaaatctactaacttctttttaattaattacattctttttaaggtaatttttaaaaaattacctctCCAATTTCTTGCCTATCTTCATTCTATTTGATATGGTCTAACTAGCTGTACTTGAGAATTTGAAAGGACATCCAATGCCTTTTAAACATCATGCTTTAAGAGTAGTTATGTATTTCCTGGAATAGTTATAAAAGTACTTAAAAGAATACATCTACTTACCAATAGGGCAAGCATCACtggatattttattccttctagtGACAATATTTATCATTGAGTCCTGCAATTGGAATGTATCCAAAGCTGCTAATTGCTTAATTATATTTACTTGGATTTTCCACAACATTTTAAAAGAGCATCTGTATGTAAAGATGCTGCAAGAGCAATTACATAATTGTAACACAGAGATAAAAGCTAATTTCAGAACAATTGTGAGATTATTGGTActca
Coding sequences:
- the LOC101430267 gene encoding olfactory receptor 4A47 produces the protein METRNSVTYFVLLGLTQNPKEQKVLSIIFSLSYILTMVGNLLIVVTVTVSKSLGSPMYFFLAGLSFMDVIYASVISPKLISGLFFGQKTISFQACMIQLFLEHFFGGSEVFLLLAMAYDRYVAICKPLHYLIIMRQWVCIVLLIVSWVGGFLHSVIQLISLYGLPFCGPNVIDHFFCDMYPLLKLICSDTYVIGLLVAVNGGLICSIVFLLLLISYGVILYSLKNLSQESRRKALSTCGSHITVVVFFFVPCIFMYARPARNFPIDKSLSVFYTVITPMLNPLIYTLRNSEMTNAMKKLWRTKFI